A single window of Pseudomonas marginalis DNA harbors:
- a CDS encoding FHA domain-containing protein produces MFELRVLDGLRQGAALPLFGERWSIGAHADADLMLNDPGVVEQHACLRFIDANWLVQAEAGLLRDPEGQVLAQIAKLELNVPFTVGGVRLCVTLAEQPWPQPAAPAPVVPVVPVVPLAANVPAQAMTLSSISPSQQRRLISLVLVVTVIIVAVGMVSTGEREAQASLMPPAVQKQELASSFEVRQQLLKMLSERELSQRVTLQVINDQVALNGEVSQDEVELVARMLSRFGEQFDSSVPVISRVRVRDGTLPFRIVQIVGGPNGHVVLEEGSRLFVGDEVEGLRLVLIDNGKVVFDGAQRYEVRW; encoded by the coding sequence ATGTTTGAGTTAAGGGTGCTTGATGGGCTGCGCCAGGGCGCTGCGTTGCCGTTATTTGGGGAGCGATGGAGTATTGGTGCGCACGCGGACGCTGACCTGATGTTGAACGATCCGGGAGTCGTCGAGCAGCATGCGTGCCTGCGGTTTATCGACGCCAACTGGTTGGTGCAGGCCGAAGCCGGACTGTTGCGAGACCCCGAAGGCCAGGTACTGGCGCAGATCGCCAAACTGGAACTGAACGTGCCGTTTACAGTGGGGGGGGTGCGGCTGTGCGTGACCTTGGCCGAGCAACCCTGGCCTCAACCCGCAGCCCCTGCGCCGGTAGTGCCGGTAGTGCCGGTAGTGCCGCTAGCGGCCAATGTGCCTGCGCAGGCGATGACGTTATCGTCAATTTCGCCCTCCCAGCAAAGGCGCCTGATCAGCCTGGTGCTGGTGGTGACGGTAATCATTGTGGCAGTGGGCATGGTTTCCACTGGGGAGCGTGAGGCGCAGGCTTCGCTGATGCCGCCCGCGGTGCAGAAACAGGAATTGGCTTCGTCTTTTGAAGTCCGTCAGCAGTTGTTGAAGATGCTCAGCGAGCGTGAGTTGAGTCAGCGGGTCACCTTGCAAGTGATCAATGACCAGGTGGCGCTCAACGGAGAAGTCTCACAGGACGAGGTGGAGCTGGTAGCGCGCATGCTCAGCCGTTTTGGCGAGCAATTCGACAGCTCGGTGCCGGTGATCAGCCGTGTGCGTGTGCGCGACGGCACACTGCCATTCAGGATTGTGCAAATCGTTGGCGGGCCGAATGGTCACGTGGTCCTGGAAGAAGGCAGCCGACTGTTTGTGGGCGACGAAGTGGAAGGGCTGCGGCTGGTGCTGATCGACAACGGCAAAGTGGTTTTTGATGGTGCGCAGCGTTACGAGGTGCGCTGGTGA
- a CDS encoding FliI/YscN family ATPase — MSAELQARLDAWQQRQAQSLSTFAPVTMRGRIQRVNGMLLQCRLPQARIGDLCQVEKSPGDYMLAEIIGFDQQDAVLSALGNLEGVRVGAGVERLGVSHRVQVSEALLGQVLDGFGRPITGQGVSAFVEADLPDTSAVLCEAPLPTERPRINRALATGVRSIDGLMTIGEGQRVGLFAGAGCGKTTLLAEIARNVECDVIVFGLIGERGRELREFLDHELDDQLRAKAVLVCATSDRSSMERARAAFTATALAEGFRRKGQRVLLLIDSLTRFARAQREIGLAAGEPLGRGGLPPSVYSLLPRLVERAGLTRDGVITAIYTVLIEQDSMNDPVADEVRSLLDGHIVLSRKLAERGHYPAVDVLASLSRILSNVAEPEDIQAGTALRRLLSAYQQIELMLKLGEYQPGSDALTDLAVDSRQAVDGFLRQDLRVPTPMVATLEQLKDLTAHVPF; from the coding sequence GTGAGTGCGGAACTGCAAGCTCGTCTGGACGCCTGGCAACAGCGTCAGGCCCAGTCACTGAGCACCTTTGCACCGGTGACGATGCGTGGCCGAATCCAGCGCGTCAACGGCATGCTGCTGCAGTGCCGGCTACCCCAGGCGCGTATCGGCGACTTGTGCCAGGTGGAAAAAAGTCCGGGCGACTACATGCTCGCCGAGATCATCGGCTTCGATCAGCAGGACGCGGTGCTCAGCGCCTTGGGTAATTTGGAAGGCGTGCGGGTAGGCGCTGGAGTGGAGCGCCTTGGGGTATCGCATCGAGTCCAGGTCAGCGAGGCCCTGTTGGGCCAGGTGCTGGATGGTTTCGGCCGGCCGATTACAGGGCAGGGCGTGAGTGCGTTTGTCGAGGCCGACTTACCGGATACCAGTGCGGTGTTGTGTGAAGCGCCGTTGCCCACCGAACGGCCGAGGATTAACCGTGCGCTGGCCACCGGCGTGCGTTCGATCGATGGCCTGATGACGATTGGCGAGGGGCAGCGTGTAGGCCTGTTCGCCGGGGCCGGTTGTGGCAAGACCACCCTGCTGGCCGAGATCGCGCGTAACGTCGAGTGCGATGTCATCGTGTTCGGCCTGATCGGCGAGCGGGGGCGGGAGCTGCGTGAATTTCTCGACCATGAGCTCGATGACCAGCTGCGCGCCAAGGCGGTACTGGTGTGCGCCACCTCCGATCGCTCCAGCATGGAGCGCGCCCGCGCCGCGTTCACGGCCACGGCATTGGCCGAAGGTTTTCGGCGCAAGGGGCAGCGGGTATTGCTGCTGATTGACTCCTTGACCCGTTTCGCCCGGGCCCAGCGTGAGATCGGCCTGGCTGCCGGCGAACCCTTGGGGCGCGGAGGTTTGCCTCCTTCGGTATACAGCCTGCTGCCACGGCTGGTGGAGCGTGCCGGGTTGACGCGTGACGGTGTGATCACCGCGATCTATACGGTGCTGATTGAGCAGGACTCCATGAACGATCCGGTGGCCGACGAAGTTCGCTCGCTGCTTGATGGGCATATCGTGCTGTCCCGCAAGCTTGCCGAGCGTGGGCACTACCCGGCGGTGGATGTGTTGGCAAGCCTTTCACGGATCTTGAGCAACGTCGCGGAGCCGGAGGACATCCAGGCGGGTACGGCATTGCGACGGTTGTTGTCGGCGTACCAACAGATCGAGCTGATGCTCAAGCTGGGAGAGTATCAACCCGGCAGCGATGCCCTGACCGATCTGGCGGTGGACAGCCGTCAGGCGGTCGACGGGTTCCTGCGCCAGGACTTGCGTGTGCCTACGCCGATGGTGGCGACGCTGGAGCAACTTAAGGATCTGACCGCCCATGTCCCATTCTGA
- the sctO gene encoding type III secretion system stalk subunit SctO: MSHSDVLLGEVETLRRLRRHRADRAERALREARRAQQALLAHIQQAKDALEQTRQEEARQSAELLSQHQGQVLSLKALKSWGAQERSLSASTQREIGQLEALRGQQGESESRIGSAQKHVTECLRQVEKLQELSLLLAREPT; the protein is encoded by the coding sequence ATGTCCCATTCTGATGTGCTTCTCGGTGAAGTGGAGACGTTGCGGCGCCTGCGCAGGCACAGGGCTGACCGCGCTGAGCGCGCCCTGCGTGAGGCCAGGCGCGCCCAGCAGGCCCTGCTCGCACATATCCAGCAGGCTAAGGATGCGCTTGAGCAGACTCGGCAGGAGGAGGCCCGGCAAAGTGCTGAATTGCTCAGTCAGCATCAGGGTCAGGTGTTGAGCCTCAAGGCCTTGAAATCCTGGGGCGCGCAGGAGCGCTCCCTATCTGCCAGTACTCAGCGGGAGATAGGCCAGTTGGAGGCATTGCGGGGCCAGCAGGGGGAAAGCGAAAGTCGGATTGGCAGCGCCCAGAAACACGTCACGGAGTGCCTGCGGCAGGTGGAAAAACTTCAGGAGTTATCCCTCTTACTGGCTCGGGAGCCGACATGA
- a CDS encoding type III secretion system HrpP C-terminal domain-containing protein: MTQVSNKPTERPRQREPREEREPGATTAVSMELGRLFTQFFTGDDGGAGAGTALSGKQASAGIALIEALAEQLAPRVQAASQWPLQAVLYLPRLGRINASVRREQGAWTIELEAEQDATARWLCGVRQQCEGRFAGALGLPVNLLMPSVGCAC; encoded by the coding sequence ATGACCCAGGTTTCAAATAAACCCACTGAGCGTCCGCGCCAGCGCGAGCCGCGGGAGGAGCGTGAGCCGGGGGCCACGACAGCCGTGTCCATGGAACTCGGGCGATTATTCACTCAATTTTTTACTGGAGACGATGGCGGCGCTGGTGCGGGGACTGCCTTATCGGGCAAACAGGCGTCCGCCGGTATAGCCCTGATCGAGGCGCTTGCCGAGCAACTGGCGCCTCGTGTGCAGGCTGCGTCGCAGTGGCCGTTGCAGGCGGTGCTGTACTTGCCTCGCCTGGGGCGGATCAACGCCAGCGTGCGCCGCGAGCAGGGCGCCTGGACGATTGAGCTGGAGGCAGAGCAGGACGCTACGGCGCGCTGGCTTTGCGGTGTACGCCAACAGTGCGAGGGTCGATTCGCGGGAGCGCTGGGGCTGCCGGTGAACTTGCTGATGCCCAGCGTCGGTTGCGCATGCTGA
- a CDS encoding FliM/FliN family flagellar motor switch protein: MLMPALTFPLINSDTVAARRRLGRGLRLPFTVAGQAGELLIEPGRAPAGGKALCFETVCGVLALVEAGPLLSLLGECPVTLSQVGNDPDSWFWALYQYHMSPQVRALLGYVRLLETDRPKGFGCRLSVTQGASRVEGYLWLTPQSFLALCEAGPWRATAAALPAPFQLAIAVTLGRVQLPIAQVRSLRTGDVLVLGPYFFSAQGSGYVQVGRQRLHGRIDDDTGPLCLTLTSIEDSSVDENFAAPHYSEHEDDEPVVDVFGHEPFDELSMALNVRCGTLNLTLGELRNLAPGSVLGISGYAPGMAGLYYGDRPIGQGQLVEVDGRLGLQLSRVMFGR, encoded by the coding sequence ATGCTGATGCCGGCGCTGACCTTTCCCTTGATTAATAGCGATACGGTTGCCGCGCGCCGTCGATTGGGGCGCGGCCTGCGCCTGCCGTTCACGGTGGCCGGGCAGGCCGGCGAGTTGCTGATTGAGCCCGGGCGTGCCCCAGCTGGCGGCAAGGCTTTGTGCTTTGAGACGGTGTGTGGCGTGCTGGCGCTTGTAGAAGCAGGGCCGTTGCTCAGTCTGCTGGGTGAGTGCCCGGTGACCCTGTCCCAGGTTGGCAACGATCCGGACTCCTGGTTCTGGGCCTTGTACCAGTACCACATGAGTCCCCAGGTGCGGGCGCTGCTGGGTTATGTGCGCTTGCTGGAAACGGATCGACCCAAGGGGTTTGGCTGCCGGCTCAGTGTGACCCAGGGGGCGTCCCGGGTTGAAGGCTACCTATGGTTGACCCCCCAAAGTTTCCTGGCCTTGTGTGAGGCAGGGCCTTGGCGCGCCACTGCGGCAGCTTTGCCGGCGCCGTTTCAACTGGCAATCGCCGTGACCCTGGGCCGCGTGCAGTTACCGATTGCGCAGGTGCGCAGCCTGCGTACCGGTGATGTGCTGGTGCTCGGCCCGTATTTTTTTTCCGCCCAAGGCAGCGGCTACGTGCAGGTTGGGAGGCAACGTTTGCATGGCCGCATTGACGATGACACCGGGCCGTTGTGCCTGACGCTTACTTCTATCGAGGACTCGTCTGTGGACGAAAATTTTGCAGCGCCCCATTACTCGGAGCATGAGGATGATGAACCGGTCGTGGATGTATTTGGCCACGAACCATTCGATGAGTTGAGCATGGCGCTGAATGTGCGTTGTGGAACGCTGAACCTTACCTTGGGCGAACTGCGTAACCTCGCGCCCGGTTCGGTGTTGGGCATTAGCGGTTACGCTCCCGGCATGGCCGGCCTGTATTACGGCGATCGGCCGATTGGCCAGGGGCAGTTGGTGGAAGTCGATGGGCGCCTGGGGTTGCAGTTGTCTCGCGTGATGTTCGGCCGATGA
- the sctR gene encoding type III secretion system export apparatus subunit SctR: MSLQGIDPLILAVFLGALSLMPMLLIVCTSFLKIVIVLMITRNAIGVQQVPPSMAINGIALAATLFIMAPVGYEIAESVKASPLDMSNVQTFLQTGNEAITPLRAFMLRNVDPDILTHLLENTTRLWPPQMAQEVQREDLILVIPAFVLSQLQAGFEIGFLIYIPFIVIDLIVSNLLLALGMQMVSPMTISLPLKLLLFVLVSGWSRLLDSLFLSYL, from the coding sequence ATGAGTTTGCAGGGGATAGACCCCCTCATTCTGGCGGTATTCCTGGGGGCATTATCGCTGATGCCCATGCTGCTGATCGTCTGCACATCGTTCTTGAAGATCGTCATCGTGCTGATGATCACCCGCAACGCCATCGGTGTGCAGCAGGTACCGCCCAGCATGGCCATCAATGGCATCGCGTTGGCGGCCACGCTGTTCATCATGGCACCAGTGGGTTATGAGATCGCCGAGAGCGTCAAGGCATCGCCCCTGGACATGAGTAACGTGCAAACGTTTCTGCAGACGGGCAATGAGGCCATCACACCGTTACGCGCATTCATGCTGCGCAATGTGGACCCGGATATATTGACGCACCTGCTGGAAAACACCACGCGCCTCTGGCCTCCACAAATGGCGCAGGAGGTGCAACGCGAAGATCTGATCCTGGTGATTCCGGCTTTCGTGTTGTCCCAGCTGCAGGCAGGGTTCGAGATCGGCTTCTTGATCTATATCCCCTTCATCGTGATCGACCTGATTGTTTCCAACCTGCTGCTGGCGCTGGGCATGCAGATGGTCTCGCCGATGACCATTTCCCTGCCGCTCAAATTGCTGTTGTTCGTGTTGGTGTCGGGTTGGTCACGGTTGCTCGACAGCTTGTTCCTTTCCTATCTCTGA
- the sctS gene encoding type III secretion system export apparatus subunit SctS produces MDPIVLFKQGMLLVVVLSAPPLIVAVVVGVLVSLVQALMQIQDQTLPFGIKLVAVGVTLILTGRWIGVELIQLINLTFEMIGRSARN; encoded by the coding sequence ATGGACCCGATTGTGCTGTTCAAGCAGGGCATGTTGCTGGTGGTGGTGCTGTCGGCACCGCCATTGATTGTAGCGGTGGTGGTGGGGGTGCTGGTGTCTCTGGTGCAAGCATTGATGCAGATACAGGACCAGACGCTGCCTTTTGGCATCAAGCTGGTGGCGGTAGGGGTTACGTTGATCCTGACGGGGCGCTGGATTGGCGTGGAGTTGATCCAACTGATCAACTTGACCTTCGAAATGATTGGCCGTTCGGCCCGGAACTGA
- the sctT gene encoding type III secretion system export apparatus subunit SctT has product MLAYLDFLPSLIIGMARIYPCGILVAAFCFQHIRGMLRHILVMVMALMPAPGIHAALTEHDYSAFVLAALALKELALGVLLGMLLAMPFWLFESVGALLDNQRGALAGGQLNPSLGPDATPIGHLFKQLAIFLLMVTLGLGALTQVIWDSYLIWPPTVWFPLPAPDGMSVFVSLLGDTFTHMMLYAAPFIAVLLLLEFGIALLGVYSQQLQVSTLAPPVKCLAGIGILLLYFALLQDLIVGSMSQLSDLKHSLGLLFKAPMP; this is encoded by the coding sequence GTGTTGGCTTATCTTGATTTCCTTCCCAGTCTGATTATCGGCATGGCGCGAATCTACCCGTGCGGAATACTCGTGGCGGCGTTCTGTTTCCAGCATATACGCGGCATGCTCCGGCACATCCTTGTAATGGTCATGGCGCTGATGCCCGCGCCGGGTATTCATGCTGCGTTGACGGAGCATGATTACTCAGCGTTTGTGCTCGCTGCATTGGCGCTCAAGGAGTTGGCGCTGGGGGTGCTGCTGGGGATGTTGCTTGCGATGCCGTTCTGGCTGTTCGAGTCGGTGGGGGCTTTGCTCGATAACCAGCGCGGAGCCCTGGCCGGTGGTCAGCTCAATCCTTCACTGGGGCCGGATGCGACGCCGATAGGGCATTTGTTCAAGCAATTGGCGATTTTTCTATTGATGGTCACCCTGGGGTTAGGCGCGTTGACTCAGGTGATCTGGGACAGTTACCTGATTTGGCCACCCACCGTATGGTTCCCACTCCCGGCGCCTGATGGCATGAGCGTATTTGTCAGCCTGCTGGGCGACACGTTCACCCATATGATGCTCTACGCTGCTCCCTTTATCGCGGTGCTGCTGTTGCTGGAGTTCGGCATCGCACTGCTGGGGGTCTACAGTCAGCAGCTACAGGTGAGTACGCTGGCGCCACCGGTCAAGTGCCTGGCGGGGATCGGTATTCTGCTGTTGTATTTTGCGCTGCTGCAGGACTTGATCGTGGGGAGTATGAGCCAGCTGAGTGACCTGAAGCACTCGCTGGGCCTTTTATTCAAGGCTCCGATGCCATGA